One genomic region from Burkholderia latens encodes:
- a CDS encoding gamma-butyrobetaine hydroxylase-like domain-containing protein: MSGLTSTTPIPSGVVVHAVSRVLELQYPNGENYRIPFELMRVYSPSAEVRGHGPGQETLQTGKREVTITALEGVGNYALQPTFSDGHSTGIYSWDLLYELATQQDALWRDYFDKLKAAGIERDAPMQAAPAPHGHCH; the protein is encoded by the coding sequence ATGAGCGGTTTGACTTCCACGACGCCGATTCCGTCCGGCGTCGTCGTGCATGCGGTGTCGCGCGTGCTCGAATTGCAGTATCCGAACGGCGAGAACTACCGGATTCCGTTCGAGCTGATGCGCGTCTATTCGCCGTCGGCCGAAGTGCGCGGCCACGGGCCCGGCCAGGAGACGCTGCAGACCGGCAAGCGCGAGGTGACGATCACCGCGCTCGAGGGGGTGGGCAACTACGCGCTGCAGCCGACGTTCTCCGACGGCCATTCGACCGGCATCTACTCGTGGGATCTGCTGTACGAACTGGCGACGCAGCAGGATGCGCTGTGGCGCGACTATTTCGACAAACTAAAGGCGGCGGGCATCGAGCGCGACGCGCCGATGCAGGCGGCGCCCGCGCCGCACGGCCACTGCCACTGA
- a CDS encoding HIT family protein — protein MECVFCREDGGEVLWQDDMLRVVLATGEHDYPGFCRVIWGAHVAEFSDLGEPERAHLMRVVYAVERAVRRVMQPNKVNLASLGNMVPHVHWHVIPRFSNDAHFPQPVWAPRQRSVSEALLRSRAAQASLLHNAVREEIQRTTDSRQP, from the coding sequence ATGGAATGCGTGTTTTGCCGTGAAGACGGCGGCGAAGTGCTCTGGCAGGACGACATGCTGCGCGTCGTCCTCGCGACGGGCGAGCACGACTACCCGGGCTTCTGCCGGGTGATCTGGGGCGCGCACGTGGCCGAGTTCTCGGATCTCGGCGAGCCCGAGCGGGCACATCTGATGCGCGTGGTGTACGCGGTGGAGCGCGCGGTGCGCCGCGTGATGCAGCCGAACAAGGTGAATCTCGCGAGCCTCGGCAACATGGTGCCGCACGTCCACTGGCACGTGATCCCGCGCTTTTCGAACGATGCCCATTTTCCGCAGCCCGTGTGGGCGCCGCGCCAGCGCAGCGTGTCCGAGGCGCTGCTGCGCTCGCGCGCGGCGCAAGCCTCGTTGCTGCACAATGCGGTGCGCGAGGAAATTCAACGAACGACCGATTCGAGGCAGCCATGA
- a CDS encoding DUF3683 domain-containing protein, translating into MNAPQVFDPHGAAAAVAADPAPRLREIPYNYTSFSDREIVIRLLGADAWSVLDELRAERRTGRSARMLYEVLGDIWVVRRNPYLQDDLLDNPKRRALLIEALNHRLTEIGKRRRADLTEHHDDAGRERAERVEMLEAAAQRAVDEFADEFDKMADLRRRATKALGRCTQKDNIRFDGLSRVSHVTDATDWRVEYPFVVLTPDTEAEIAALIKACFELGLTVIPRGGGTGYTGGAVPLTPFSAVINTEKLEQLGAVELTELPGVAHKVPTIFSGAGVVTRRVTEAAEAAGYVFAVDPTSLDASCIGGNVAMNAGGKKAVLWGTALDNLAWWRMVDPDGNWLEVTRHEHNQGKIHDVDVARFELKWFDGAYAPGEKLLKTEMLEIEGRRFRKEGLGKDVTDKFLAGLPGVQKEGCDGLITSARWVLHKMPAHTRTVCLEFFGQAREAIPSIVEIKDYLFETSKQGGAILAGLEHLDERYLRAVGYATKSKRNAFPKMVLIGDIVGDDADAVAQATSEVIRMANGKSGEGFVAVSAEARKRFWLDRSRTAAIAKHTNAFKINEDVVIPLNRMGEYTDGIERINIELSLKNKLQLVDALEAFFRGGNLPLGKTDDANEIPSAELLEDRVQQALELLKRVRARWEFVRDRLDQPLREAQHYLVQLGYEALAEKFADRADEQPGATVFHVTQDRTVRISWKQEIRAELRAIFNGGAFKPILDEAQAIHKRVLRGRVFVALHMHAGDGNVHTNIPVNSDNYEMLQDAHAAVARIMTLARSLDGVISGEHGIGITKLEFLTDDEIAEFRAYKQRVDPNGRFNKGKLLDGADLRNAYTPSFGLMGYESLIMQQSDIGAIADSVKDCLRCGKCKPVCATHVPRANLLYSPRNKILATSLLVEAFLYEEQTRRGVSIKHWDEFNDVADHCTVCHKCATPCPVKIDFGDVTMNMRNLLRKMGKKKFNAGNAAGMFFLNATNPQTINAARSVMMGVGYKVQRFANDMLKKVVTKQTQHPPATTGKPPAVEQVIHFVNKKMPGNLPKKTARALLDIEDNKIVPIIRNPKSTTVDSEAVFYFPGCGSERLFSQVGLATQAMLWEAGVQTVLPPGYLCCGYPQRGSGQYDKAEKIVTDNRVLFHRVANTLNYLDIKTVVVSCGTCYDQLAGYEFDKIFPGCRIIDIHEFLLEKGMKLDGVTGTRYMYHDPCHTPIKTMDPVKLVNELMGAEKDGYKIEKNERCCGESGTLAVTRPDISTQVRFRKEEEIRKGAAKLRSIPVVAGDAPAPAAASANGPDVKILTSCPSCLQGLSRYNEDANLEADYIVVEIARQVLGENWMADYVAHANNGGIERVLV; encoded by the coding sequence ATGAACGCACCACAAGTTTTCGATCCGCATGGCGCGGCCGCCGCCGTCGCCGCCGACCCCGCGCCCCGTCTGCGCGAGATTCCCTACAACTACACGTCGTTCTCCGATCGCGAAATCGTGATTCGCCTGCTCGGCGCGGATGCGTGGTCGGTGCTCGACGAGCTGCGCGCGGAACGCCGCACGGGCCGCTCGGCGCGGATGCTGTATGAAGTGCTCGGCGACATCTGGGTCGTGCGCCGCAATCCGTACTTGCAGGACGACCTGCTCGACAACCCGAAGCGCCGCGCGCTGTTGATCGAGGCGCTGAACCATCGCCTGACCGAGATCGGCAAGCGCCGCCGCGCCGACCTCACCGAGCACCACGACGACGCCGGCCGGGAACGCGCGGAGCGCGTCGAGATGCTCGAGGCCGCCGCGCAGCGCGCCGTCGACGAATTCGCGGACGAATTCGACAAGATGGCCGACCTGCGCCGCCGCGCGACCAAGGCGCTCGGCCGCTGTACGCAGAAGGACAACATCCGCTTCGACGGGCTGTCGCGCGTGTCGCACGTGACCGATGCGACCGACTGGCGCGTCGAATACCCGTTCGTCGTGTTGACCCCCGACACCGAAGCCGAGATCGCCGCGCTGATCAAGGCGTGCTTCGAGCTCGGCCTCACGGTGATTCCGCGCGGCGGCGGCACCGGCTACACGGGCGGCGCGGTGCCGCTCACGCCGTTCTCCGCGGTGATCAACACCGAGAAGCTCGAACAGCTCGGCGCGGTCGAGCTGACCGAACTGCCGGGCGTCGCGCACAAGGTGCCGACGATCTTCTCGGGCGCGGGCGTCGTCACGCGTCGCGTGACCGAAGCGGCCGAAGCGGCCGGCTACGTATTCGCGGTCGATCCGACGTCGCTCGACGCATCGTGCATCGGCGGCAACGTCGCGATGAACGCGGGCGGCAAGAAGGCCGTGCTGTGGGGCACCGCGCTCGACAACCTGGCCTGGTGGCGGATGGTCGACCCGGACGGCAACTGGCTCGAAGTCACGCGCCACGAGCACAACCAGGGCAAGATCCACGACGTCGACGTCGCGCGTTTCGAGCTGAAGTGGTTCGACGGCGCATATGCGCCCGGCGAAAAGCTGCTGAAGACGGAGATGCTCGAGATCGAAGGCCGCCGCTTCCGCAAGGAAGGGCTCGGCAAGGACGTGACCGACAAGTTCCTCGCCGGTCTGCCGGGCGTGCAGAAGGAAGGCTGCGACGGGCTCATCACGTCCGCGCGCTGGGTGCTGCACAAGATGCCGGCGCACACGCGCACCGTTTGCCTCGAATTCTTCGGCCAGGCGCGCGAGGCGATCCCGAGCATCGTGGAAATCAAGGACTACCTGTTCGAGACGTCGAAGCAGGGCGGCGCGATTCTCGCCGGCCTTGAGCACCTCGACGAGCGCTACCTGCGCGCGGTCGGCTACGCGACCAAGAGCAAGCGCAACGCATTCCCGAAAATGGTGCTGATCGGCGACATCGTCGGCGACGACGCCGATGCGGTCGCGCAGGCGACGTCCGAAGTGATCCGGATGGCGAACGGCAAGAGCGGCGAAGGCTTCGTCGCGGTCAGTGCGGAGGCGCGCAAGCGCTTCTGGCTCGACCGCAGCCGCACGGCCGCGATCGCGAAGCACACGAACGCGTTCAAGATCAATGAAGACGTCGTGATCCCGCTGAACCGGATGGGCGAGTACACCGACGGCATCGAGCGGATCAACATCGAGCTGTCGCTCAAGAACAAGCTGCAGCTGGTCGACGCGCTCGAAGCGTTCTTCCGTGGCGGCAACCTGCCGCTCGGCAAGACCGACGATGCGAACGAGATCCCGAGCGCGGAACTGCTGGAAGACCGCGTACAGCAGGCGCTGGAGTTGCTCAAGCGCGTGCGCGCGCGCTGGGAATTCGTGCGCGACCGGCTCGACCAGCCGCTGCGCGAGGCGCAGCACTACCTCGTGCAGCTCGGCTACGAGGCGCTCGCCGAGAAGTTCGCGGACCGCGCGGACGAGCAGCCGGGCGCGACCGTATTCCACGTGACGCAGGACCGCACGGTGCGCATCTCGTGGAAGCAGGAAATCCGTGCGGAACTGCGCGCGATCTTCAACGGCGGCGCGTTCAAGCCGATCCTCGACGAAGCGCAGGCGATCCACAAGCGCGTGCTGCGCGGCCGGGTTTTCGTCGCGTTGCACATGCACGCGGGCGACGGCAACGTTCACACGAACATCCCGGTCAACTCGGACAACTACGAGATGCTGCAGGACGCGCACGCGGCCGTCGCACGCATCATGACGCTCGCGCGCTCGCTCGACGGCGTGATCTCCGGCGAGCACGGGATCGGCATCACGAAGCTCGAGTTCCTGACCGACGACGAAATCGCCGAATTCCGCGCATACAAACAGCGCGTCGACCCGAACGGCCGCTTCAACAAGGGCAAGCTGCTCGACGGCGCCGATTTGCGCAACGCATACACGCCGAGCTTCGGGCTGATGGGTTATGAGTCGCTGATCATGCAGCAGTCCGACATCGGCGCGATTGCGGACTCCGTGAAGGACTGCCTGCGCTGCGGCAAGTGCAAGCCGGTGTGCGCGACCCACGTGCCGCGTGCGAACCTGCTGTACAGCCCGCGCAACAAGATCCTCGCGACGTCGCTGCTGGTCGAGGCATTCCTGTACGAGGAACAGACGCGCCGCGGCGTGTCGATCAAGCACTGGGACGAGTTCAACGACGTGGCCGACCACTGCACGGTGTGCCACAAGTGCGCGACGCCGTGTCCGGTGAAGATCGACTTCGGCGACGTCACGATGAACATGCGCAATCTGCTGCGCAAGATGGGCAAGAAGAAATTCAACGCCGGCAATGCGGCGGGCATGTTCTTCCTGAACGCGACCAATCCGCAGACGATCAACGCCGCGCGCAGCGTGATGATGGGCGTCGGCTACAAGGTCCAGCGCTTCGCGAACGACATGCTGAAGAAGGTCGTGACGAAGCAGACGCAGCATCCGCCCGCGACCACCGGCAAACCGCCCGCGGTCGAGCAGGTGATCCACTTCGTCAACAAGAAGATGCCGGGCAACCTGCCGAAGAAGACGGCGCGCGCGCTGCTCGACATCGAGGACAACAAGATCGTGCCGATCATCCGCAACCCGAAGTCGACGACCGTCGATTCGGAAGCGGTGTTCTACTTCCCCGGCTGCGGCTCCGAGCGCCTGTTCTCGCAGGTCGGGCTCGCGACGCAGGCGATGCTGTGGGAAGCGGGCGTGCAGACGGTGCTGCCGCCGGGCTACCTGTGCTGCGGCTACCCGCAGCGCGGCTCCGGTCAGTACGACAAGGCGGAGAAGATCGTCACCGACAACCGCGTGCTGTTCCACCGGGTCGCGAACACGCTGAACTACCTCGACATCAAGACGGTGGTCGTGTCGTGCGGCACCTGCTACGACCAGCTCGCCGGCTATGAATTCGACAAGATCTTCCCGGGCTGCCGGATCATCGACATTCACGAGTTCCTGCTCGAAAAGGGGATGAAGCTCGACGGCGTGACGGGCACGCGCTACATGTATCACGACCCGTGCCACACGCCGATCAAGACGATGGACCCGGTCAAGCTCGTCAACGAACTGATGGGCGCGGAGAAGGACGGCTACAAGATCGAAAAGAACGAGCGCTGCTGCGGCGAATCGGGCACGCTGGCGGTCACGCGCCCCGACATCTCGACGCAGGTCCGTTTCCGCAAGGAAGAGGAAATCCGCAAGGGCGCTGCGAAGCTGCGCAGCATCCCGGTCGTGGCCGGCGACGCGCCGGCGCCGGCCGCCGCGAGCGCGAACGGCCCGGACGTGAAGATCCTGACGAGCTGCCCGTCGTGCCTGCAAGGCCTGTCGCGCTACAACGAGGACGCGAACCTCGAGGCCGACTACATCGTGGTCGAAATCGCGCGCCAGGTGCTCGGCGAGAACTGGATGGCCGACTATGTCGCACACGCGAACAATGGCGGGATCGAGCGCGTGCTGGTCTAA
- the ilvA gene encoding threonine ammonia-lyase, biosynthetic, which yields MASHDYLKKILTARVYDVALETELEPARNLSARLRNPVYLKREDNQPVFSFKLRGAYNKMAHIPADALARGVITASAGNHAQGVAFSAARMGSKAVIVVPVTTPQVKVDAVRAHGGPSVEVIQAGESYSDAYAHAVKVQAERDLTFVHPFDDPYVIAGQGTIAMEILRQHQGPIHAIFVPIGGGGLAAGVAAYVKAVRPEIKVFGVQAEDSCAMAQSLQKGERVELPEVGLFADGTAVKLVGEETFRLCSEFLDGVVTVDTDALCAAIKDVFQDTRSVLEPSGALAVAGAKRYAEREGIENQTLVAVTSGANMNFDRMRFVAERAEVGEAREAVFAVTIPEERGSFKRFCTLVGDRNVTEFNYRIADEKSAHIFVGVQIKRRGESAEIAANFESHGFKTVDLTHDELSKEHIRYMVGGRSPLALDERLFRFEFPERPGALMKFLSSMAPDWNISLFHYRNQGADYSSILVGLQVPQADHAEFERFLAALGYPYVEESANPAYRLFLS from the coding sequence ATGGCATCCCACGATTATCTGAAGAAAATCCTCACTGCGCGCGTCTACGACGTCGCGCTCGAGACGGAACTCGAACCCGCCCGCAATCTGTCGGCCCGGCTGCGCAACCCCGTTTACCTGAAGCGCGAGGACAACCAGCCGGTGTTCTCGTTCAAGCTGCGCGGCGCATACAACAAGATGGCGCACATTCCCGCCGACGCGCTCGCGCGCGGCGTGATCACGGCGTCGGCCGGCAACCACGCGCAGGGCGTCGCGTTCTCGGCGGCGCGGATGGGCAGCAAGGCCGTGATCGTCGTGCCCGTCACGACGCCGCAGGTGAAGGTCGACGCGGTGCGCGCGCACGGCGGCCCGAGCGTTGAGGTGATCCAGGCGGGCGAATCGTACAGCGATGCGTACGCGCACGCGGTGAAGGTGCAGGCCGAGCGCGACCTCACGTTCGTCCATCCGTTCGACGACCCGTACGTGATCGCCGGCCAGGGCACGATCGCGATGGAAATCCTGCGGCAGCACCAGGGCCCGATTCACGCGATCTTCGTGCCGATCGGCGGCGGCGGGCTCGCGGCCGGCGTAGCCGCTTACGTGAAGGCCGTGCGCCCCGAGATCAAGGTATTCGGCGTGCAGGCGGAGGATTCGTGCGCGATGGCGCAGTCGTTGCAGAAGGGCGAGCGCGTCGAGCTGCCCGAAGTGGGCCTGTTCGCGGACGGCACGGCCGTGAAGCTCGTCGGCGAGGAAACCTTCCGGCTCTGCAGCGAATTCCTCGACGGCGTCGTGACGGTCGACACCGACGCGCTTTGCGCGGCAATCAAGGACGTGTTCCAGGACACGCGCAGCGTGCTCGAACCGTCGGGCGCGCTCGCCGTCGCGGGCGCGAAACGCTATGCGGAACGCGAAGGAATCGAGAACCAGACGCTCGTTGCGGTCACGTCGGGCGCGAACATGAACTTCGACCGGATGCGGTTCGTCGCGGAACGGGCCGAAGTCGGCGAGGCGCGCGAAGCCGTGTTCGCGGTGACGATCCCGGAGGAGCGCGGCAGCTTCAAGCGCTTCTGCACGCTCGTCGGCGACCGCAACGTGACCGAGTTCAACTACCGGATCGCGGATGAAAAGTCCGCGCACATCTTCGTCGGCGTGCAGATCAAACGGCGCGGCGAATCGGCGGAGATCGCCGCGAATTTCGAATCGCACGGCTTCAAGACCGTCGACCTCACGCATGACGAGCTGTCGAAGGAACACATCCGCTACATGGTGGGCGGCCGTTCGCCGCTCGCGCTCGACGAACGCCTGTTCCGCTTCGAATTCCCGGAGCGGCCGGGCGCGCTGATGAAGTTCCTGTCGTCGATGGCGCCGGACTGGAACATCAGCCTGTTCCACTATCGCAACCAGGGCGCGGACTACAGCTCGATCCTCGTCGGACTGCAGGTGCCGCAGGCCGATCATGCCGAGTTCGAACGCTTCCTCGCGGCGCTCGGTTATCCGTATGTCGAAGAGAGTGCCAATCCGGCTTATCGCCTCTTCCTGTCGTAA
- a CDS encoding ubiquinone biosynthesis accessory factor UbiJ translates to MTFAAKPFAAAVNHLLARESWARDRLIPYAGKTARLDVPPVTLILLVQPDGYLSAVDAHDARQVDVSIALAGDTVAAFLQGGQAAVMKHVKIEGDAEFATQIAKLAEHLRWEPEEDLAKLVGDAAAHRIATVVRDAGARARRTGRNVLDSVAEYWLDENPQVVRRTALGGFDAELARARDALARVEKRVERLEQKIGARTGFGPRGAH, encoded by the coding sequence ATGACCTTTGCCGCCAAGCCTTTTGCTGCCGCCGTCAATCACCTGCTCGCACGCGAATCGTGGGCGCGCGACCGCCTGATCCCCTACGCGGGCAAGACCGCCCGGCTCGACGTGCCGCCCGTCACGCTGATACTGCTCGTGCAGCCCGACGGCTATCTGTCCGCGGTCGACGCACACGATGCGCGACAGGTCGACGTGTCGATCGCGCTCGCGGGCGACACGGTCGCGGCATTCCTGCAGGGCGGCCAGGCGGCCGTGATGAAGCACGTGAAGATCGAAGGCGACGCGGAGTTCGCGACGCAGATCGCGAAGCTGGCCGAGCATCTGCGCTGGGAACCTGAGGAAGATCTCGCGAAGCTGGTCGGCGACGCGGCCGCGCACCGGATCGCGACGGTCGTGCGCGACGCCGGCGCGCGTGCGCGCCGCACCGGCCGCAACGTGCTCGACTCCGTCGCCGAGTACTGGCTCGACGAGAACCCGCAAGTCGTCCGGCGCACGGCGCTCGGCGGCTTCGATGCCGAACTCGCGCGCGCGCGCGATGCGCTCGCGCGGGTGGAAAAGCGGGTCGAGCGACTCGAACAAAAAATCGGCGCGCGCACGGGTTTCGGCCCGCGCGGCGCGCACTGA
- the ubiE gene encoding bifunctional demethylmenaquinone methyltransferase/2-methoxy-6-polyprenyl-1,4-benzoquinol methylase UbiE, translating to MSKTHFGFESVEETEKAKKVAGVFHSVASNYDLMNDLMSAGMHRAWKAFTIAQANVRPGFKVLDIAAGTGDLTKAFAKAAGPTGEVWHTDINESMLRVGRDRLLDKGIVTPSLLCDAEKIPFPDNYFDVVTVAFGLRNMTHKDAALAEMRRVAKPGGRVMVLEFSKVWEPLKKAYDLYSFKVLPWLGDKFAKDAESYRYLAESIRMHPDQDTLKTMMEQAGLDAVKYYNLSGGVVALHLGTKY from the coding sequence ATGAGCAAAACCCACTTCGGCTTCGAAAGCGTCGAGGAAACTGAAAAAGCGAAGAAAGTGGCGGGCGTGTTCCATTCGGTCGCGAGCAACTACGATCTGATGAACGACCTGATGTCCGCGGGCATGCACCGCGCGTGGAAGGCGTTCACGATCGCGCAGGCGAACGTGCGCCCCGGCTTCAAGGTGCTCGACATCGCGGCCGGCACCGGCGACCTGACGAAGGCGTTCGCGAAGGCGGCCGGCCCGACCGGCGAAGTCTGGCATACGGACATCAACGAATCGATGCTGCGGGTGGGCCGCGACCGGCTGCTCGACAAGGGCATCGTGACGCCGTCGCTGCTGTGCGACGCCGAGAAAATTCCGTTTCCGGACAACTACTTCGATGTGGTCACGGTGGCGTTCGGGCTGCGCAACATGACGCACAAGGACGCCGCGCTCGCCGAAATGCGCCGCGTCGCAAAGCCTGGCGGCCGGGTGATGGTGCTGGAATTCTCGAAAGTCTGGGAACCGCTGAAAAAAGCGTACGATCTGTATTCTTTCAAAGTATTACCGTGGCTTGGCGACAAGTTCGCGAAAGATGCTGAAAGTTATCGGTATCTTGCTGAATCTATCCGGATGCACCCCGATCAGGACACGCTGAAGACGATGATGGAACAAGCGGGCCTCGACGCCGTCAAATATTACAATTTGTCAGGTGGCGTGGTAGCTTTACACCTTGGAACCAAGTACTAA
- a CDS encoding Tim44 domain-containing protein, giving the protein MSESRSLFNRSKPSKPWARRVGTLLMVGLLTAGTFASLDAEAKRMGGGRSIGRQNSTVTQRQATPPAQQPMQQAAPSQAQRANPAAPAPAAQPNRSRWLGPIAGLAAGLGIAALLSHFGLGGAFASMMANVIVIALLAMIGIWLVRKFMNRRRPHEPAYSVGGAASSSGGYSQSPSFQQGAVGNHAGSGSSYANEAQSVFGGGAAAAGAAGAMAAAPLQVPAGFDTDAFLRSAKVYFVRLQAAWDQGNLADIREFTTPEMFAEIKIDLDSRGNEANQTDVVQLDAELAAIEDRGIEQSASVRFHGLIRESANASAAPFDEVWNLSKSGSQGWLLAGIQQINTH; this is encoded by the coding sequence ATGTCCGAATCGCGTTCGTTGTTCAACCGTAGCAAGCCGTCGAAGCCGTGGGCTCGACGGGTCGGCACGCTGCTGATGGTCGGCCTGCTCACGGCCGGCACGTTCGCATCGCTCGACGCCGAAGCGAAGCGCATGGGCGGCGGACGCAGCATCGGCCGCCAGAACTCGACCGTCACGCAGCGCCAGGCCACGCCGCCGGCGCAGCAGCCGATGCAGCAAGCCGCGCCGTCCCAGGCGCAGCGCGCGAATCCGGCCGCGCCGGCGCCCGCCGCGCAGCCGAACCGCTCGCGCTGGCTCGGGCCGATCGCCGGTCTCGCGGCCGGTCTTGGCATCGCTGCGCTGCTGTCGCACTTTGGCCTGGGCGGCGCATTCGCGAGCATGATGGCGAACGTGATCGTGATCGCGCTGCTCGCGATGATCGGCATCTGGCTGGTTCGCAAGTTCATGAACCGTCGCCGTCCGCACGAGCCGGCGTACTCGGTTGGCGGTGCGGCATCGTCGTCGGGCGGCTACTCGCAAAGCCCGTCGTTCCAGCAGGGCGCCGTCGGCAACCATGCCGGCAGCGGCAGCAGCTATGCGAACGAGGCGCAGAGCGTGTTCGGCGGCGGCGCGGCAGCCGCGGGCGCGGCCGGCGCGATGGCCGCCGCACCGCTGCAGGTGCCGGCCGGGTTCGACACCGATGCGTTCCTGCGTAGCGCGAAGGTGTACTTCGTCCGCCTGCAGGCGGCGTGGGATCAGGGCAACCTCGCCGACATCCGCGAGTTCACGACGCCGGAAATGTTCGCCGAGATCAAGATCGACCTCGACTCGCGCGGCAACGAAGCGAACCAGACCGACGTCGTGCAGCTCGACGCGGAACTGGCCGCGATCGAGGATCGCGGGATCGAGCAGTCGGCAAGCGTGCGCTTCCATGGTTTGATCCGCGAATCGGCGAACGCGTCGGCTGCGCCGTTCGACGAGGTGTGGAACCTGTCGAAGTCGGGCAGTCAGGGCTGGTTGCTCGCGGGTATCCAGCAGATCAACACGCACTGA
- the ubiB gene encoding ubiquinone biosynthesis regulatory protein kinase UbiB: MRILRFIKIVYTVIRFGLDEVMLSRIDDRRVKLLLRITTIGRRYSSPPAVRLRHALESLGPIFVKFGQVLSTRRDLLSVDFANELAKLQDQVPPFDSAVAIAIIEKSLGAPVDELFDEFEREPVASASIAQVHFAKLKQGVHAGKAVAVKVLRPNMLPVIDSDLALMRDIATWTERMWADGRRLKPREVVAEFDKYLHDELDLMREAANGSQLRRNFAGLDLLLVPEMFWDFSTSQVLVMERMTGVPISQVETLRSAGVDIKKLAREGVEIFFTQVFRDGFFHADMHPGNIQVSLDPNTFGRYIALDFGIVGALSDFDKNYLAQNFLAFFKRDYHRVATLHLESGWVPPETRVEELESAIRAVCEPYFDRALKDISLGQVLMRLFSTSRRFNVEIQPQLVLLQKTMLNVEGLGRSLDPELDLWKTAKPYLERWMTEQIGLRGWYERFKVEAPQWSKTLPQLPRLIHHAMAARHDAPRAASEELMRQILVEQKRTNRLLQALLIFGLAVGVGALVARVLLALAYGG, from the coding sequence ATGCGCATTCTCCGTTTCATCAAGATTGTCTACACCGTCATCCGCTTCGGCCTCGACGAAGTGATGCTGTCCCGGATCGACGACCGACGCGTGAAGCTGCTGCTGCGAATCACGACGATCGGCCGCCGCTATTCGTCGCCGCCGGCGGTGCGGCTGCGCCACGCGCTCGAAAGCCTCGGGCCGATCTTCGTGAAGTTCGGGCAGGTACTGTCCACGCGCCGCGACCTGCTGTCGGTCGATTTCGCGAACGAACTCGCGAAGCTGCAGGATCAGGTGCCGCCGTTCGATTCGGCGGTCGCGATCGCGATCATCGAGAAGTCGCTCGGCGCGCCGGTCGACGAGCTGTTCGACGAGTTCGAGCGCGAGCCGGTCGCGAGCGCGTCGATCGCGCAGGTGCACTTCGCGAAGCTGAAGCAGGGCGTGCATGCGGGCAAGGCGGTCGCGGTCAAGGTGCTGCGCCCGAACATGCTGCCGGTCATCGATTCCGACCTCGCGCTGATGCGCGACATCGCGACGTGGACGGAGCGCATGTGGGCCGACGGCCGACGCCTGAAGCCGCGTGAAGTCGTCGCCGAATTCGACAAGTATCTGCACGACGAACTCGACCTGATGCGCGAGGCCGCGAACGGCAGCCAGCTGCGCCGCAACTTCGCGGGCCTCGACCTGCTGCTCGTGCCGGAGATGTTCTGGGACTTCTCGACGTCGCAGGTGCTCGTGATGGAGCGGATGACTGGCGTGCCGATCAGCCAGGTCGAGACGCTGCGCTCGGCTGGCGTCGACATCAAGAAGCTCGCGCGCGAAGGCGTCGAGATCTTCTTCACGCAGGTGTTCCGCGACGGGTTTTTCCATGCGGACATGCACCCGGGCAACATTCAGGTGAGCCTTGATCCGAATACGTTCGGCCGCTACATCGCGCTCGATTTCGGGATCGTCGGTGCGTTGTCCGATTTCGACAAGAACTACCTTGCACAGAACTTCCTCGCGTTCTTCAAGCGCGATTACCACCGTGTTGCGACGCTGCACCTCGAATCCGGCTGGGTGCCGCCCGAGACGCGCGTCGAAGAACTGGAAAGCGCGATCCGCGCGGTGTGCGAGCCGTACTTCGACCGCGCGCTGAAGGACATCTCGCTCGGCCAGGTGCTGATGCGCCTGTTCTCGACGTCGCGCCGCTTCAACGTCGAGATTCAGCCGCAGCTCGTGCTGCTGCAGAAGACGATGCTGAACGTCGAGGGGCTCGGCCGTTCGCTCGACCCCGAACTCGATCTGTGGAAGACCGCGAAGCCGTATCTCGAGCGCTGGATGACCGAGCAGATCGGCTTGCGCGGCTGGTACGAACGCTTCAAGGTCGAGGCGCCGCAGTGGAGCAAGACGCTGCCGCAGCTCCCGCGCCTGATCCACCACGCGATGGCGGCGCGCCACGACGCGCCGCGCGCGGCAAGCGAGGAGCTGATGCGTCAGATCCTCGTCGAGCAGAAGCGCACGAACCGGCTGCTGCAGGCGCTGCTGATCTTCGGCCTTGCCGTTGGCGTCGGGGCGCTCGTCGCGCGCGTGCTGCTCGCGCTCGCGTACGGCGGTTGA